GAAGTCAAGCGGCCAATATTCTAAGTGGTGGAAAAGGTCATGATATAGCTGGAAATCTATAATGTGGCATAAATAGAATGCCTCTACCCTCAGATACAGCCTGTTTATTGAGCGAATCGACTATGTCACTTTATGATTTTCTAGCTATAGCATTTATGACTTTGCTGGCACGAATACCTTTATCGGTGGAAAAGGTGATGATCGGATACATAGTGGAAGTGATAGGGATACAATAGTCTTCCGCAAAGGAGATAATAAAGATACAGTAACAGGCGAAACGACAGGTGATGTCCTTAGACTAAATGATATCAACCTTTATGATGTTCATTTTAGTGTTGAAGACCTAGATTCAAGCCGCTCGTTACATATCAGTTTTAAAGGACAAGCCAGTGACCAAATAACCATTAAAAACTGGCAAGAAAACCAGACGCTTCATATTACCACGGATGATGGCAGTGTCATTGATAAGCAAGGGATAGATCAGTTAATTCAATCATTAGCCTCTTTTGATGCCGATGCTTGGGCCAGCTCATCAGCCCCTGTTGATGCTCAAACGAAAGCAGCCATTGCTTCCACATGGACAATTACCCCAGGCTAATTTTTAAAGCTTGACCGTAACAACAAAAAAGCAGCTTGATAGCTGCTTTTTTGTTGTTCAGCAAAGCAGGCAACTCGCCTAGAGTTGTTTATTTTATTAGTTGTTTTCAGAATACACTCAGTTTTATTAGCATGAATATGTTAAGGTTAGTTATTGCATAGCCCTCCTTGAATAAGTTAACTATGAACACTTCTATTTAACGCTAATTTTCATATTTTTATTAGGCGGCTTTATCCTCCTTTTTCTGGTGTTCAATGACTTTGTTTTCCCCTTGAGTAATGGGGATCGATTTAGGCTTCATTGCCTCCGGTACTTCTCGTTTTAAACTAATACTGAGTAAACCATTAACTAAACTAGCTTCTGTTACCTCAACATAATCAGCAAGGTTAAACTTTCGTTCAAATGAACGTGTTGCAATACCTTGGTATAGGTATTTATGTGGCTCTTTGTTTTTAGCTTTTTTACCGCTTATAGTGAGCACTCCCTTTTCTACTTGAATATCCAGCTCACTTTCTTCGAAGCCTGCCACAGCTAAGGTAATACCATAGTGGTTTTCATCAAGCGCTTCGATGTTGTAGGGTGGATAACCTGGAGTTGTTTGATCACTACGCAACGCTGAATCAAGTGCTGAGGCTAGCTGATCAAACCCAATGCTACTGCGGTATAATGGAGATAAATCAAATGTAGTCATGTCATATCCTCCTAATGAAGCAATACGAAATCTTACAATGAATTGTAAAACGTGGATTCTGCTTGAACTCCCCGTTTCAATAAATATGATGGGATCTTTTTTGAAGAGTTCAATAGTTAAATCAATAATTTGTTTTTATAAGGGTGCTTTCACTATATAAATAATATTTATATAAAAGTGGTTTCTTCTTGTCTTGACAAAGCGCAAGCCGGATTTATTATTACATCAGATATTGAACTATTTATTAATTTAAAGCTTCGGTCTTAGCTAGTTTTAAACCTTTAGGAAGTAGTGTCGTAGCGACGAGCTATGATATTGGCATATAATTCATATGCTACGTAAAACAATGCTTTTTTATTGGTGTTTATCTTTTACTTGTGTCTAGTGGGGTATGAATATTGTTGTTAGTAATACGCCACTAGCTGATTAATTAATTGTATATTCGTACTATTAATCAAGAGAAGGAAATGTGGGCAAACTTAAACAGCGGTCGATCATCTAACCAAGTAAGAGCTGGTATTTAGCCAGCTCTTACTTGGTTATCCAATTAGCAGAAAAATATTACAGCGACGCCGCTGCTCTGGATGCCTGATCATAAATGCCTGAAAGCATGCGTAAAGCACTGGCTACTTCTCCTAACTCTTTATTAGATAGGTTCAGTGCTTTTAACGAATTGACTAAGCAGGCTTCACGAATTTTGCGGTATTTTTGACAGTAATCCTGGCCCGACTCGGTGGTGTTATAAAAGGTTTCCTTACCTTGTTTGGTGCCAACGATCATGCCTAGGTTGACCAGTTTTCGAACAGAGTAGGCAATGGTGTGAGTATCTTCCAGATTAAGAATAAAACAGATGTCAGATACTTTTTTTGAGCGGTCTCGGTGGTTGATATGATGAATGACTAATACATCCAGTGGTGTTAGCTCATTAACACCACTGCTACTGGAGCAATGCAGCATCCAGCGTTGAAATGAGTTGTTAGCAATGGTTAACCCGTATTCAAACTCACTGAGTTCGCGACTAAGTTCTGAAACCAAGTGCGAAGATGAAACAATGGAGTTGATGTCGTGGTCGTCAGCCATGTCGTTCCCTTGTATTAGTCACCGTTCAATTAGTTAGTTGTCATCTGTTCAGGCAGGAAGGTGACAATTTCCGGGAACAGAATAATTAATAGCACTGCCAACAATATGAGTAAAAAGAAGGGGAGTGCTGCTTTAGCAATATACCACAGATCTTTACCGGTTAGCCCTTGAATAACAAATAGATTAAAACCCACTGGTGGGGTGATTTGGGACATTTCTACCACCAGCACAATGAAAATACCAAACCAGAGTAAGTCAATACCTGCCTGGCTGATCATGGGCAATACAACAGAAGTTGTCAGTACCACGACAGAGATACCATCAAGGAAGCAGCCTAGAAAAATAAATAGTCCGGTCAATGCCAGCAACAGCATAAAAGTCGACAGGTTGAGTTCAGCAATCATGGTGGCCAGCATATTGGGCAAACCCAAAAATGCCATTGCTGTGGTGAGAAACGCAGCCCCTGCCAAAATCAACGCTATCATACAGGAGGTTTTGGTGGCTCCCATTAAGCTATCCATAAAGGTTTTCTTGCTGAGGGTGCCAGTTAGCAGTGACAGAACCAGTGCACCCAAAACGCCAAACGCTGCTGCTTCAATGGTAGTGGTTAAACCACCATAAATAGAACCTAGTACAAAGGTAATCAGTGCGACCACTGGGATTAAACTAGCAGTTTGTTTAATTTTTGCTTTAAAGCTAAGTGACTCGGTTGGTGGCTCATCAGCTGTATTGATTGTGGTTAGTTTATTTTTATTAACCGCAGACCAAACCATGGTAAAGCCCATAAATAAACTGACCAGTAGCAGCCCAGGCAAAATACCTGCAATAAATAGTCGGGCAATGGATACCTCAGCAGCAACTCCATAAACAATTAAAATAATGGAAGGGGGAATTAATAGCCCTAAGGTGCCAGAGCCGGCTAAGGTGGCAACGGCCATTTTATCTGAGTAGCCCCGTTTGCGAAGCTCAGGCAGGGTCATTTTACCAATGGTGGCTGCTGTCGCTGCGGATGAGCCGGATACTGCAGCAAAAATACCACAGCTGATAATATTAACGTGGAGTAATTTGCCAGGGATACGCTGTAACCAAGGGCTTAAGCCTTTAAATAAATCTTCTGCCAGGCGGGTCCGAAATAAAATTTCTCCCATCCAGATAAAAAGGGGCAGGGCAGTCAGTGACCAGCTGGAAATTGCACCCCAAGTGGAGGTTGCATAGATATTGCCAAATGCATCATTGCCATAAAAATACATGCCTGCCAACGCTGCGGCAAATAGGGAAAGCCCTACCCACATACCTGCCGCTAAGAAGGCAAACAAGCCGATAATAACAATCAATGAAATAGTCAGCGTTTCCATTAACATCCCTCCTCAGTCAGCATTTCCAGGCTTTCTTGCTGCTCAGCTTGTAAGTAGGCTGGCTGTTTTCCAGTCAATAACGTAATCAACTCATCAACAAGTGCGAGGGTAAAAATAAATAAGCCAATGACGGGAGCGGTTTGGGGAATCCATAAGGGGACTGGAATATAACCGGCTGAGGCTTCTTCAAAAATATACGACTCATAAGCCATATAAGCCATGTAGTAGCTCATGAATATGCCAAGTAATACGGCAGTAAACAGCACAATAATTTCCAGCTTATGGCGAATCGTCTGAGGCAAATGTTTACACACTAAATTGACTCGAATATGGGCTCCATGGCGAAAGGTGTAGGCCAGTCCTAAAAAGCTGGATGCTGCTAGTAAAAAACCAGAGAAGTCTTCAGTTGAAGGAATAATCACACCAAACCAACGACCCACACTCTGGGCGAGAATCAACAGGGTGATTGCTAAAATGCAGATACCTGCCAATACCCCGGAAGCCGTGTAAATAAGGTTTAAAATCCCCCTGATGGTTGACTGGGGTGGGGGGCTGGTTGCTGAATGCGTGGTCGTTGGATTTTGCATAATGAATACTACTCTTTAAAAATTATTTTTTATAAGCATCCAAAATTTGCTTAGCTCGATCACCTGCAGCTTTTGCCCATTCTTTTGTCATGATTTCCCCTAGTTTAGCCAGGTCAGCCTGTAGCTGGGCATCGGGTTTGGAGACCTTGATACCATTTTTAGCCAAGGCTTCTGTTTTGGCTTGGGTTTCTTGTTGGGCCATTTCCCAGCCGCGTTTTTCAGCATCAGCTGCAGCCTTCATAACCGCTGCTTGTACGGCTTTGGGGAGTCGTTTAAAGCTGCGATTATGAACAATAACCATATTTTTCGGAATCCAGGCTTGCGCATTATTATAATACGACACATAGTCCCATGCCTGGCTGCTGACCCCTGTTGAAGGTGAGGTGATCATCGCATCAATAATGCCAGTACTAAATGCTTGTGGAATTTCTGGGGTTTGTACTGTAGTAGGCGTTGCCTTTAGCAAAACTGAAAGTCGCGATAAAGTTGGGCTGTATGAGCGCATTTTTAGCTTGGCCAAGTCACCAATTGCAACAACCGGCTTTTTCGAATAAATCCCTTGAGGGGGCCAAGGCACAGCAAATAATAGTTTTAATCCATCCTTCGCTAAGCTTTTTTCCACGGCAGGTCGGGAGCTATCCCAAAGTTTTTTGGCAGACCCAAAATCAGTGGCTAAAAACGGAATATTATCCAACTTAAACACTTCATCGTGGTTACCCAGCATTGCCATAAATAACTCACCAATAGGGACTTGGCCAGTGCGAATGGCTCGGTGAATTTCACCATGTTTAAACAGAGATGCCCCTGAGTGCACTTTAATATTCAGCTCACCTTTACTGAGCGTTTTTACCTCTTCTGCAAACATCCGCACATTTTTTGTGTGGTGAATACCATCGGCATAAGGGGTGGGCATATCCCATTTAGTTGCAGCTAATGCACTGGAAGAGCCTACTAATAGTGAGGCGGTAGTAATGAATGTGGTAGAAGCAGAGGCTGCAAATTTCACAAGCTTTTTCATGGGGTTAACTCCAATTGGCTTATTTATTAGAGGTGTCCTAAGTCTTTGGTTCGCTAGCTCGATGGCACCAACACCTTTTAGCTTTTTGATCAGCAGTTTGTTGATCAGCTAAGCATCGTTTTCAAAGTTATAAGTATTTTCTCTAGTCCAGTTAGTGGGTTTCTCTTATTCGACTAGTAGGTCTTACGGTATGATAAGTGCAATTATAAGTCAATACACATACAAAACACTTGTAAAATGTATTCGAAATATTTACTTTATCAATAGACAGTGACTTCTCAACAATAAGAATATGCTCTGCTACTTCATCAAAATGTACTTATACAGCTAACCGATGACTTGACTGTATCAGGTATCAAAAGCACGTATAAGCAGTAGTTATAAGTGGTAGTTATAAATAGTGGCCTTGATACTATTCATTCGCTTATTGAAGCTTAGGTCTAGGAAGCTTGGGTCTAGATAGTGTTGATGATCGGCTTTGATCAAGTCTGGAGTGAAGAGGGTGTAATAATGAGACTAAATTGCGACATGGGAGAAAGCTTTGGTAGCTGGCAGAAAGGCATGGATGCTGATGTAATGCCCTATATCGATATGGCGAACATTGCCTGTGGTTTTCATGCTTCTGACCCGATGACTATGGACCTCACTGTCGCAATGGCTAAGGAATACGATGTAGTGATTGGGGCACACCCTGGCTATCCTGATTTGTTGGGCTTTGGCCGCAGAGCCATGCAGTGTTCAGCCCAAGAACTCAAAACCTTACTGATTTATCAAATTGCAGCATTAGATGGTATTTGTCGTACTCATAGCACTCGGCTTAGCTATGTGAAACCTCATGGCGCTCTCTACAACCAAATGATGCAAGATAGCGAGGTGCTGACGACGGTTATGGCAGCAATACATGCCTATGACCGAGAATTAGCTTTGGTGGTTTTAGCCAATGGCAACCGAGATAAAACTCAACATTTAGCGGATCAACAAGGTATTGCTTTGTTGTTTGAGGCATTTGCGGATCGTGCTTATGACAGTAATGGCTATTTAGCTAAGCGAGATCAACCCGGTGCTGTATTCAATGACATCGAGCAAATCGAACAGCAAGTGTTGGGGATTATTCATGAAGGAAAAGTCTCAACATTGGATGGTGGTGAAATCCCCCTAAAGGCCGATACGATTTGTGTGCATGGAGATAATGCTCAGGCAGTGGCTGCCGTGCGTCATATTCGCCAGACATTAGCAGCATCACCAATAACCTCCCCTACATTACAAGCACAACAGTAAGGGGCTGTTATGAAAATTCAGCCTTTAACTGAAGATTCTTTAATTGTGTACGTGGGTGAAAAAATTGAGCGGGAGGTTGCACAACAGGTCAGTGTTGCCACCCAGTTAATTCGCCAAAATCTTAGTGATAAAGTGATTGATATTATTCCATCCTATCACTCAATTCACTTGACGTATAATCTTTGCAAAACCAACTTTTTTGAATTTCATGCCTTATTGCGGCAATTATTGGCAAACCTTGAGCAGCAGTCGGTTTCGATTGAATCTAGCAAAATCATTGAAATTCCTGTTTATTATGGGCCTGAAGTGGCTTTAGATATGCCCATTATTGAGCAGCACACCCATCGCAGTGCAGAAGAAATTATTGATATTCACTGCAGTGAGCTTTATACCGTTTATGCCATTGGCTTTAGCCCAGGCTTTGCTTACCTGGGCAATACTGATAAACAGATTGCCATTCCTAGAAAAATCACCCCACGAACCCGAGTGCCTGCAGGCAGTTTGGGCATTGCTGACACTCAAACGGCAATTTACCCTAGTGAGTCACCCGGCGGTTGGCAAATTTTAGGACGTACGCCATTAAATCTGGTTGATTTTCAGCAAGACTCGCTTACCCCAGTCAATATGGGGGACTTGGTAAAATTCGTGGCCATTGATAAGCAAGCGTTTTTGAGCTTGGGGGGAACACTGTAATGGGGGAAGAGACAAGTGGCATTTAAGGTCATCAACCCAGGCTTGATCAGTTTAATTCAGGATTTTGGTCGCTATGGTTATCAGCATATTGGAGTAACCACCGGTGGCCCGATGGATGAGCATGCTTTTTTATGGGGGAATCGCTTGTTAGGCAATGCCTTTGATACAGCGCAGCTGGAAATTACCATTGGCATGTTGCAACTTGAGGTTCAGCAGTCAACTGTTATTGCAATTACAGGGGCGGACTTGGGAGCGACTATTAATGGTTTAGCCATCCGGCCCTGGCAAAGTTATCCGGTTAATCAAGGTGACCAGATTGCTTTTAATCGACCCAAAAAAGGCTTAAGGGCTTATCTTGCAGTGAAAGGGGGATTACAAATTAGCCAACAGTTGGGTAGTGCTGCGACGGTTGTCCGTGAAAAAATAGGAGGCTTATATACTAATGGTAAAAAACTAGCGGCAGGTGATGTCTTACCTTACCCGGTTATGTCGCCATCAGTAGTTCAACCATTTGTCAGTAAGCGAGTGCCTGAGCAATTTATTCCTGACTATTCTGCACCGCTGATTTTGGGGGTTATTTTAGGTTATCAATGCGATAGTTTTGCTCAAACTGAAATTCAAAAGTTTTTCAGTAATAAATACGAAGTTACCCAGGATATTGACCGAATGGGTTATCGTCTGGCGGGTGAGCCGGTTTGTAGTTCGCTAGATGGTATTATTTCTGAAGGGATTTCCTATGGGGCTATTCAAATCCCTAAAGATGGTCAGCCAATTGTGTTATTGAGAGATCGGCAAACCATTGGTGGCTATCCAAAAATTGGCTGTGTCACGGCATTGGGTGCGGCACGATTATCTCAACGAGGGCCAGGGACCAAGATTCGATTTGCCATTAAAGATATTCATCAAGCTGAAGCAGAACAGATGATTTATAATCGGTTTTTTGGTATCCAATCCAAACGTTAACGGATAGATTATAATCCTTTTAATTCAGTTTCGCCTAAACTGAACGAAAGTATTCTTTACATATTAAAGCACTATAGAAAACAAAATTTACATTAGTTATAAGACATAAGCACTATAATATGTTGCTCCTTATATTAGAGTAATAAAGTGAGTTATGAAAAAATTGTTAGCTGTAGCCTTAACTGTTGTAAGCATTAGTAATGCACATGCTGAATTATTAACTAAGAATGATGAATTTAGAGCAATAGATCTACCACCAGAGTTTAGGTTAATCAGGCAGGAAGTTGGCTGTAAGTTTAAGATTTGTTCGTTACCTTTAAACTTTGCCAATATTGCAATAGGGCGCGATGGATTTAGACCGGGAGTTGTCACTACACCCATTGAGTTTGCTCTTGGGGGTTCACACTGGCCAAAACCGCCTCAAGAAGATAATGTAATCAAGTATGAGTCAATTGAACTTGCTTCTAACGGTGGACTTTGCCCTCCATTGTTGTGTTCTGATGGAGTCAACCCAACCTAGTGACCCATACATAAAATAAGATAACAACTGCTTCTCCATTTTATTTTCTGGCTGTGTTACTTGTCTTGAGGTAGGCCCGCTATGCTTGCAAAAAAACACGTTGCCAGAAAATAAATAGTTTTGAAAACGGTTACCGAACTCAAGGCTGGGCCACGCTAACCATTAGCAACCCCATTTCAACCCACATACTCACTACCAGGCCCTTCGACATAAGGGTTTTTGGCGACTCACCTAAGTCAATATTGGGGATATCACCAAAGTGTTTGGCATCATAGCCCACTTCATACAGGGTGATAATATCGCCGTTTAATTGATAGCGGAGTTGGGCGGCTGTAATCCCTTGAATTGAACAATAGCGGCCACCAAGCATGGTTGAGGTGGGGCCAGTTAATTTGTTAATGAGTGACGACTGTTGCGGTACGAAATCCAGCTTAGTAAAGTACTGTCGTATACCAGTAAAACTCTCAGTTTTTACATCTAGTGGACTTTGTTTGATATGGTAGTTAACTACTTCAAGCGCAATAGACTCACTTAAGTCTTTTGTCGTAAATAGTGTTTGTACCATCAGCAGGCTGACCATAATAAAAGCGAAGCAAGCGGCAACGCTGGCGAAATACCAGGCTTTTTTCCGTGAGGGCTGCTGATCAGGAACAGCTTCAGTAAAAGCGGCTGCTTGGGTTGCCATTAAATGCTCAAGTTCACTTGCCTTGAGATTCACTTTTTTCACTTCCTGGGTAACGGCATCTTTAAGTGGCAGTGGCTCATTGGGCGTAGACTGTCGATTCATAGCACTCTCTCCTTTGCTTGATTGCTCTGGGTTTGCCAGTGCTTGCGAAGCCGATGTATTCTCGACAAAAAACTCCCCCGTGGAATATTTAACTGGTTACAACATTCGTCGGTGCTATAGCCTAACACTGCCCAATGATAAAGAATATCTCTATCTAATGGTGATATCTGTGCCCAGATTTTTTCCAGTTGCCGACTATGAATGTAATCATGCTCAAAATCGACGGGTGAAATATCATAACTGGCGGCCTCTTCGTAAGGCTCAGATTCCCACCGTTTGGCATGCCGATATTGGTCAAAAAATCGATTACGAATCACGGTGCGAACGAAGGCTTCTGGATGTTGAATAGCCTTTTTTTTACACTCAATCAAAAAGGACTCCATTGCCGATTGCAACAAATCATAGGCATCATCTGTTTGTTGACATAAGGTATGGGCATATTGAAAAAGGCTGTTAAGTTGATTAGCGCTGAGCATATTTTTATTGTCCATTA
This is a stretch of genomic DNA from Spartinivicinus poritis. It encodes these proteins:
- a CDS encoding Hsp20 family protein, yielding MTTFDLSPLYRSSIGFDQLASALDSALRSDQTTPGYPPYNIEALDENHYGITLAVAGFEESELDIQVEKGVLTISGKKAKNKEPHKYLYQGIATRSFERKFNLADYVEVTEASLVNGLLSISLKREVPEAMKPKSIPITQGENKVIEHQKKEDKAA
- a CDS encoding winged helix DNA-binding protein, whose translation is MADDHDINSIVSSSHLVSELSRELSEFEYGLTIANNSFQRWMLHCSSSSGVNELTPLDVLVIHHINHRDRSKKVSDICFILNLEDTHTIAYSVRKLVNLGMIVGTKQGKETFYNTTESGQDYCQKYRKIREACLVNSLKALNLSNKELGEVASALRMLSGIYDQASRAAASL
- a CDS encoding TRAP transporter large permease, whose amino-acid sequence is METLTISLIVIIGLFAFLAAGMWVGLSLFAAALAGMYFYGNDAFGNIYATSTWGAISSWSLTALPLFIWMGEILFRTRLAEDLFKGLSPWLQRIPGKLLHVNIISCGIFAAVSGSSAATAATIGKMTLPELRKRGYSDKMAVATLAGSGTLGLLIPPSIILIVYGVAAEVSIARLFIAGILPGLLLVSLFMGFTMVWSAVNKNKLTTINTADEPPTESLSFKAKIKQTASLIPVVALITFVLGSIYGGLTTTIEAAAFGVLGALVLSLLTGTLSKKTFMDSLMGATKTSCMIALILAGAAFLTTAMAFLGLPNMLATMIAELNLSTFMLLLALTGLFIFLGCFLDGISVVVLTTSVVLPMISQAGIDLLWFGIFIVLVVEMSQITPPVGFNLFVIQGLTGKDLWYIAKAALPFFLLILLAVLLIILFPEIVTFLPEQMTTN
- a CDS encoding TRAP transporter small permease, whose protein sequence is MQNPTTTHSATSPPPQSTIRGILNLIYTASGVLAGICILAITLLILAQSVGRWFGVIIPSTEDFSGFLLAASSFLGLAYTFRHGAHIRVNLVCKHLPQTIRHKLEIIVLFTAVLLGIFMSYYMAYMAYESYIFEEASAGYIPVPLWIPQTAPVIGLFIFTLALVDELITLLTGKQPAYLQAEQQESLEMLTEEGC
- a CDS encoding TRAP transporter substrate-binding protein — encoded protein: MKKLVKFAASASTTFITTASLLVGSSSALAATKWDMPTPYADGIHHTKNVRMFAEEVKTLSKGELNIKVHSGASLFKHGEIHRAIRTGQVPIGELFMAMLGNHDEVFKLDNIPFLATDFGSAKKLWDSSRPAVEKSLAKDGLKLLFAVPWPPQGIYSKKPVVAIGDLAKLKMRSYSPTLSRLSVLLKATPTTVQTPEIPQAFSTGIIDAMITSPSTGVSSQAWDYVSYYNNAQAWIPKNMVIVHNRSFKRLPKAVQAAVMKAAADAEKRGWEMAQQETQAKTEALAKNGIKVSKPDAQLQADLAKLGEIMTKEWAKAAGDRAKQILDAYKK
- a CDS encoding 5-oxoprolinase subunit PxpA gives rise to the protein MRLNCDMGESFGSWQKGMDADVMPYIDMANIACGFHASDPMTMDLTVAMAKEYDVVIGAHPGYPDLLGFGRRAMQCSAQELKTLLIYQIAALDGICRTHSTRLSYVKPHGALYNQMMQDSEVLTTVMAAIHAYDRELALVVLANGNRDKTQHLADQQGIALLFEAFADRAYDSNGYLAKRDQPGAVFNDIEQIEQQVLGIIHEGKVSTLDGGEIPLKADTICVHGDNAQAVAAVRHIRQTLAASPITSPTLQAQQ
- the pxpB gene encoding 5-oxoprolinase subunit PxpB → MKIQPLTEDSLIVYVGEKIEREVAQQVSVATQLIRQNLSDKVIDIIPSYHSIHLTYNLCKTNFFEFHALLRQLLANLEQQSVSIESSKIIEIPVYYGPEVALDMPIIEQHTHRSAEEIIDIHCSELYTVYAIGFSPGFAYLGNTDKQIAIPRKITPRTRVPAGSLGIADTQTAIYPSESPGGWQILGRTPLNLVDFQQDSLTPVNMGDLVKFVAIDKQAFLSLGGTL
- a CDS encoding biotin-dependent carboxyltransferase family protein, which produces MAFKVINPGLISLIQDFGRYGYQHIGVTTGGPMDEHAFLWGNRLLGNAFDTAQLEITIGMLQLEVQQSTVIAITGADLGATINGLAIRPWQSYPVNQGDQIAFNRPKKGLRAYLAVKGGLQISQQLGSAATVVREKIGGLYTNGKKLAAGDVLPYPVMSPSVVQPFVSKRVPEQFIPDYSAPLILGVILGYQCDSFAQTEIQKFFSNKYEVTQDIDRMGYRLAGEPVCSSLDGIISEGISYGAIQIPKDGQPIVLLRDRQTIGGYPKIGCVTALGAARLSQRGPGTKIRFAIKDIHQAEAEQMIYNRFFGIQSKR
- a CDS encoding RNA polymerase sigma factor, which translates into the protein MDNKNMLSANQLNSLFQYAHTLCQQTDDAYDLLQSAMESFLIECKKKAIQHPEAFVRTVIRNRFFDQYRHAKRWESEPYEEAASYDISPVDFEHDYIHSRQLEKIWAQISPLDRDILYHWAVLGYSTDECCNQLNIPRGSFLSRIHRLRKHWQTQSNQAKERVL